A single Notoacmeibacter ruber DNA region contains:
- a CDS encoding LysR family transcriptional regulator encodes MAYLDNVRTFVRIYELGSMSAAARDLHISPAVASARISQLEQHLDVRLFQRTTRSLSPTEQGRIFYDGATRIIGAVEEAEAGVSAVTGAPAGTLSVATPLGLGRRFIAPAMGEFRKAYPRISVRLRLSDRSIDLANEGLDIAFFLGRPKDSNLRIRQIAQCQRVLVASPAYLSERGHPTHGEAIAEGRHDCLNLRFPGAAEYRWTLQTDDGEQAFSVRGPLECDDGDVLTDWALAGLGIAMKPLFEVAHHLETGALVRVCEQTPPVPAQLACLYIHRKHQDPKTRLFMDFMIDSILDQARDGGLAF; translated from the coding sequence ATGGCCTATTTGGATAATGTGCGCACTTTCGTGCGAATCTACGAGCTGGGCTCGATGAGCGCGGCGGCGCGCGATCTCCATATTTCTCCGGCCGTGGCATCGGCCCGGATCTCGCAACTGGAGCAGCATCTCGATGTCCGGCTTTTCCAGCGGACGACGCGCAGCCTTTCGCCGACGGAGCAGGGCCGCATCTTTTATGACGGTGCAACGCGGATCATCGGCGCGGTGGAGGAGGCGGAAGCCGGTGTCTCGGCGGTCACCGGCGCTCCGGCGGGCACGCTTTCCGTCGCGACGCCTCTCGGCCTCGGCCGCCGTTTCATCGCTCCCGCGATGGGAGAGTTCCGCAAGGCCTATCCGCGGATTTCGGTACGGCTGCGTCTGTCGGATCGCAGCATCGATCTCGCGAATGAGGGGCTAGACATCGCCTTCTTCCTGGGCCGGCCAAAAGACAGCAATCTGCGTATTCGTCAGATCGCCCAATGCCAGCGCGTACTGGTGGCAAGCCCTGCCTATCTTTCGGAAAGAGGTCATCCCACCCATGGCGAGGCCATCGCCGAGGGCCGTCACGATTGCCTCAATCTCCGGTTTCCGGGTGCAGCAGAATATCGCTGGACGCTCCAGACCGATGATGGAGAGCAGGCATTTTCCGTGCGTGGTCCGCTGGAATGCGACGATGGAGATGTCCTGACCGATTGGGCGCTGGCGGGCCTCGGCATTGCCATGAAGCCGCTATTTGAAGTCGCCCACCATCTGGAGACCGGCGCTCTAGTTCGGGTCTGCGAGCAAACGCCGCCCGTTCCGGCGCAGCTTGCCTGTCTTTACATTCATCGCAAGCATCAGGATCCGAAGACGCGTCTTTTCATGGATTTCATGATCGACAGCATTCTCGATCAGGCCCGCGACGGCGGACTGGCCTTCTAG
- a CDS encoding urate hydroxylase PuuD — protein MIDLAIAWDWLAFAVRWTHVIVAIAWIGSSFYFIALDLGLRRDGELPEGVSGEEWQVHGGGFYHINKYMVAPQHMPEHLTWFKWESYSTWLSGAALLMVVYWAGAGLYLIDPAKADLAVWQAILISAGSLAIGWLVYDFLCRSGLGERPTILMMLLFVLLVAMSWGYNQIFTGRASLLHLGAFTATIMSANVFFTIMPNQRIVVADLKAGRKPDPKYGKIAKLRSTHNNYLTLPVIFLMLSNHYPLAFGTDYTWIIAALVFLMGVTIRHFFNTHHAGGGKPYWTWAITAVIFLVIVWLSWAGRANAEADEMAESALSAAQQQFVATQEFADAAEIVRSRCSMCHAREPVWEGINWAPRGVYLETDRDIAAHARLIYLQAGVTHAMPPANITQISPKERAALAEWYRSASGG, from the coding sequence ATGATCGATCTTGCCATCGCCTGGGACTGGTTGGCCTTTGCCGTCCGCTGGACGCACGTCATCGTCGCGATCGCCTGGATCGGCTCATCCTTTTATTTCATCGCTCTTGATCTCGGTCTGCGCCGTGACGGCGAACTCCCCGAAGGCGTGTCCGGCGAAGAATGGCAGGTTCACGGCGGCGGCTTTTACCACATCAACAAATACATGGTCGCGCCCCAGCATATGCCGGAGCATCTGACCTGGTTCAAATGGGAGAGCTATTCGACCTGGCTCTCCGGCGCGGCGCTTCTGATGGTCGTCTATTGGGCCGGCGCGGGCCTCTACCTGATCGACCCCGCCAAAGCCGATCTAGCCGTATGGCAGGCCATTCTGATCTCCGCCGGTTCGCTGGCTATTGGCTGGCTGGTCTATGATTTTCTCTGCCGTTCGGGCCTTGGCGAGCGCCCCACCATCCTCATGATGCTGCTTTTCGTGCTGCTCGTCGCGATGAGTTGGGGATACAACCAGATTTTTACCGGCCGGGCATCTCTCCTGCATCTCGGCGCGTTCACGGCGACGATCATGAGCGCCAACGTCTTTTTTACCATCATGCCCAACCAGCGCATCGTGGTCGCCGACCTGAAGGCCGGGCGTAAGCCGGACCCCAAATACGGAAAGATCGCCAAGCTGCGCTCGACACACAACAACTATCTGACGCTGCCCGTCATCTTCCTGATGTTGTCGAACCACTATCCCCTGGCCTTCGGGACCGACTACACCTGGATCATCGCCGCACTGGTCTTCCTGATGGGTGTGACGATCCGGCATTTCTTCAACACTCATCACGCCGGCGGCGGCAAGCCTTACTGGACCTGGGCGATCACCGCCGTGATCTTTCTTGTCATCGTCTGGCTATCCTGGGCGGGGCGCGCCAATGCGGAAGCCGACGAGATGGCCGAAAGCGCTCTATCTGCCGCGCAACAACAATTCGTCGCCACGCAAGAGTTCGCCGATGCTGCGGAGATCGTTCGGAGCCGCTGCAGCATGTGCCATGCGCGAGAGCCGGTTTGGGAAGGCATCAACTGGGCGCCACGGGGCGTCTATCTGGAGACGGATCGCGACATCGCCGCTCACGCGCGTCTGATCTATCTGCAAGCCGGGGTCACCCATGCCATGCCGCCGGCCAACATCACACAGATTTCGCCAAAAGAGCGCGCTGCCCTGGCCGAGTGGTACCGGAGTGCATCCGGTGGTTAA
- a CDS encoding nucleoside deaminase yields MPKTDAALLHRLLDVIAEDIVPLTDVAVKEGNKIFGAALLRKSDHSLVLAETNNEMENPLWHGEIHCLKRFYEMREEDRPATSELIFLTTHEPCSLCLSAITWAGFDNFYYFFSHEDSRDSFAIPHDLNILKEVFRLEPGGYSKENQYWQAQGIRLAIADLPEAERAPLEEKARHIASLYDGLSEKYQSGKANNAIPLN; encoded by the coding sequence ATGCCCAAAACCGACGCCGCCCTACTCCATCGACTGCTCGATGTGATCGCCGAAGATATCGTTCCGCTCACCGATGTTGCGGTTAAGGAAGGCAACAAGATTTTCGGCGCGGCCCTCCTGCGAAAGAGCGATCATTCCCTGGTTCTGGCGGAAACCAACAACGAGATGGAAAACCCCCTCTGGCATGGAGAAATCCATTGCCTGAAGCGTTTCTACGAGATGCGGGAGGAGGACCGTCCCGCCACTTCGGAGTTGATCTTCCTGACGACCCATGAGCCGTGCTCGCTCTGCTTGTCGGCGATTACATGGGCCGGCTTCGATAATTTCTATTATTTCTTCAGTCACGAGGACAGTCGGGACAGCTTCGCTATTCCGCATGATCTCAATATTCTGAAGGAGGTTTTCCGCCTCGAGCCGGGAGGATATTCCAAGGAGAACCAGTATTGGCAGGCCCAGGGCATACGATTGGCCATCGCGGATCTGCCGGAGGCGGAAAGAGCGCCGCTGGAAGAGAAGGCGCGTCACATCGCCTCGCTTTATGACGGTCTTTCCGAGAAGTATCAGTCCGGTAAGGCAAATAACGCCATACCGCTCAACTAG